In Oligoflexia bacterium, a single genomic region encodes these proteins:
- the purD gene encoding phosphoribosylamine--glycine ligase: protein MKVLVIGKGGREHAICWAVNDDPKVNTFYAYPGSYGIFKLDKSQKVDIKSSASYEDLALWAKKNSIDLTIVGPEEPLNKGIVNTFKQHNLKIFGPSKEAAQLESSKYFAKEIMQKANIPTGGFQITKNYQEAQKLIQNNQTYPKVLKYDGLAAGKGVVICQSKQEAIDFCDKVFNQHIFGETPCPIIFEEFLDGPELSFFSLCHEKNFYFFGDAQDHKRLLNNDQGPNTGGMGAYTPTLLMNEELKNTIEQTIIKPLLTQLYQENIPYTGFLYVGLILTQHGPKVVEFNVRLGDPEAQCLLHRLKTPFAQLCNSVLSNQPVSITWNEKKSFVLTLASKNYPYQSSNPEIISIINPILESCRIYHSGTELNDSTLMATGGRVLSIASLGKSYQQAAQNAYKCVKEHINFNGMQFRTDIGKQAIEKEFSTEQ from the coding sequence ATGAAAGTTTTGGTTATTGGAAAAGGTGGAAGAGAACATGCTATATGTTGGGCAGTCAATGATGACCCAAAAGTTAATACTTTTTATGCTTATCCTGGAAGCTATGGCATTTTCAAATTAGATAAATCTCAAAAGGTGGATATTAAAAGTTCAGCATCATATGAAGATCTCGCATTATGGGCAAAAAAAAACAGTATAGACTTAACCATTGTAGGTCCTGAAGAACCTTTAAATAAAGGTATCGTTAATACATTCAAGCAACATAATTTAAAAATTTTTGGCCCTAGCAAAGAAGCTGCCCAACTTGAGTCATCCAAATATTTTGCAAAAGAAATAATGCAAAAAGCTAATATTCCTACTGGAGGCTTTCAAATAACAAAAAACTACCAAGAAGCTCAAAAACTTATTCAAAATAACCAGACTTATCCAAAAGTATTAAAATACGATGGTTTAGCTGCTGGAAAAGGGGTAGTAATTTGCCAATCAAAACAAGAAGCAATAGATTTTTGCGATAAAGTCTTCAATCAACATATTTTTGGTGAAACTCCATGCCCTATTATTTTTGAAGAATTTCTTGATGGTCCAGAGCTATCTTTTTTTTCACTTTGTCATGAAAAAAATTTTTATTTTTTTGGGGATGCGCAAGACCATAAAAGATTGCTTAACAATGATCAAGGCCCAAATACAGGTGGGATGGGAGCATACACACCAACACTTCTTATGAATGAGGAGTTGAAAAACACAATAGAACAAACCATTATCAAGCCCTTACTTACACAGTTGTATCAAGAAAACATTCCATATACTGGCTTCTTATATGTTGGTTTAATTCTAACCCAACATGGCCCTAAAGTTGTTGAATTCAATGTTCGTCTAGGCGATCCAGAAGCTCAATGTCTTCTTCACCGTCTTAAAACACCGTTTGCTCAGTTGTGTAATTCAGTATTAAGCAATCAACCAGTATCAATAACATGGAATGAGAAGAAGTCATTTGTTTTAACCCTAGCTTCAAAAAATTACCCTTATCAATCTTCAAACCCAGAAATAATTTCAATAATAAATCCTATATTAGAAAGCTGTAGGATTTATCACAGCGGTACAGAATTAAATGATTCAACATTAATGGCTACAGGTGGAAGAGTTTTATCTATAGCAAGTTTGGGTAAAAGCTATCAACAAGCAGCTCAAAATGCTTATAAATGTGTAAAAGAACATATAAACTTTAATGGCATGCAATTCAGAACAGATATTGGTAAACAGGCCATTGAAAAAGAATTTAGCACAGAACAATAG